From a region of the Coffea arabica cultivar ET-39 chromosome 3e, Coffea Arabica ET-39 HiFi, whole genome shotgun sequence genome:
- the LOC140038514 gene encoding F-box/LRR-repeat protein At3g26922-like, translated as MEKKAKKARSAPPQSRQKDWIDQLPEEILGNILSRMAMKEAARTSILSRRWRNLWKVYGSHLDFDASETMRLMFDGVKERHIEAPKYRDWVNQVLDSHEGSSLERLRIAFDLGGSYIYATAVDKWIDFAIVKRVQRLEVDLTAAAGCYTCSDSVYTFPSWLLDLPSDFPSFDRLTVLCLKSVSITEEDLAYFLSTCPFLEQLTVENSSSLQNFRVSGQSLKLKHLEIGYCQKLQNVEVSAASLVSFKYAGPRINICLIEVPELALVSFSNQYCEKFIINSPSSLYLSRLEKLELDLRFTGSARCVGFPSNFPEFSNLKHMELKFVAVADESALFFSSIIGASPGLIKLTLKYDIDWATRHQTLSNPEVFRNQGMLDVCEEEWEEQARRYSHKCLNVIEFVGWAGIKTDVQLANYLLETAISLEKIIVDCRIPRYTRTSWNEELCPMPGNREAALLSAKELQRKLPPRAQLIIV; from the exons ATGGAGAAAAAGGCGAAGAAGGCCCGTAGTGCACCACCGCAGTCGCGCCAGAAG GATTGGATTGATCAGTTGCCGGAAGAAATTCTGGGAAACATATTGTCACGCATGGCGATGAAAGAGGCAGCAAGGACAAGTATCCTTTCTCGTAGGTGGAGGAACCTCTGGAAAGTTTATGGTAGCCATTTGGATTTTGATGCATCGGAAACAATGCGGCTTATGTTCGATGGGGTTAAAGAACGCCACATCGAAGCACCAAAATATCGAGATTGGGTTAATCAAGTCTTAGATTCCCATGAAGGTTCATCATTAGAACGACTGAGAATTGCTTTTGACTTGGGCGGGTCATATATTTATGCAACTGCTGTCGACAAATGGATCGACTTTGCCATCGTGAAAAGAGTCCAAAGGCTTGAAGTGGATCTGACTGCAGCTGCCGGATGTTATACGTGTTCTGATAGTGTCTATACTTTCCCGTCCTGGTTGCTGGATTTACCTTCTGATTTTCCGAGTTTTGACAGACTAACAGTCCTGTGCTTGAAGTCTGTTTCGATAACTGAAGAAGATCTGGCATACTTCTTATCAACATGTCCTTTCCTCGAGCAACTAACGGTGGAAAATTCTTCCTCTCTGCAAAACTTCAGAGTTTCGGGTCAGTCACTCAAGTTGAAGCACTTGGAGATTGGATATTGCCAGAAGTTGCAGAATGTTGAGGTTTCAGCTGCAAGTCTTGTATCTTTCAAATACGCCGGGCCAAGGATAAACATATGCCTAATAGAAGTTCCAGAACTCGCTTTAGTTTCCTTTAGTAATCAATACTGTGAGAAGTTCATCATCAATTCTCCAAGTTCTTTGTATCTCTCTCGGCTGGAGAAACTGGAATTGGATCTGAGGTTCACG GGTTCAGCAAGATGCGTAGGTTTTCCATCTAATTTTCCGGAattcagcaaccttaagcacaTGGAATTGAAATTTGTAGCAGTTGCCGATGAAAGTGCTCTCTTCTTCAGCTCCATCATAGGTGCATCTCCTGGACTAATTAAGTTGACATTGAAGTATGACATTGATTGGGCAACAAGACACCAAACCTTATCAAATCCAGAAGTATTTAGAAACCAAGGAATGTTAGACGTGTGTGAGGAGGAGTGGGAAGAGCAAGCAAGGAGATACAGTCACAAGTGTCTCAACGTGATCGAATTTGTTGGTTGGGCTGGGATCAAGACCGATGTTCAACTTGCCAATTATTTGCTCGAGACTGCCATCTCACTAGAGAAGATCATAGTTGATTGCCGAATTCCTCGTTATACTCGAACATCATGGAATGAAGAGCTCTGTCCAATGCCAGGGAACAGGGAAGCTGCTTTACTAAGTGCGAAGGAGCTTCAGAGGAAACTACCTCCCAGAGCCCAGTTGATTATAGTTTAG